One window from the genome of Chloroflexaceae bacterium encodes:
- a CDS encoding aspartate carbamoyltransferase catalytic subunit, giving the protein MPTSSTERARRRHVIDLDDFSSAEIEEILTTAESMKEVLSREIKQVPALRGRTIVNMFYEDSTRTRISFELAARALSANIVNFSARGSSVEKGESLVDTVRTLQALGADIVVMRHSQSGAPYLVAQHFRGSVINAGDGRHAHPTQALLDLYTMREHLGQIGGLHVLIVGDVLHSRVARSNLWGLTRMGARVTLCGPATLLGPPAYWTATWPEVTISYQLDAVLDSADVVMLLRLQKERQQAGLLPSLREYTRLYGLTPERLARLGKRVLIMHPGPMNEGVEISPEAATAPNAVIEEQATNGVAVRMALLYRLAG; this is encoded by the coding sequence ATGCCAACATCCTCCACGGAGCGCGCTCGCCGTCGCCACGTGATCGATCTAGACGATTTCTCGTCCGCCGAGATCGAGGAGATTCTCACTACTGCCGAGAGTATGAAAGAGGTGCTGTCTCGCGAGATCAAGCAGGTGCCGGCCCTTCGCGGGCGCACCATCGTGAACATGTTCTATGAGGACAGCACCCGCACGCGCATCTCGTTTGAACTGGCCGCCCGCGCCCTCTCGGCCAATATCGTCAACTTCAGCGCCCGCGGCAGCAGCGTCGAGAAGGGCGAGTCGCTGGTGGATACCGTGCGCACCCTCCAGGCCCTTGGCGCCGACATTGTGGTGATGCGTCACAGCCAGTCTGGCGCGCCATACCTGGTCGCGCAGCACTTCCGCGGCTCGGTGATCAACGCTGGCGATGGGCGCCATGCCCACCCCACCCAGGCCCTGCTCGACCTCTATACCATGCGCGAACATCTGGGGCAGATCGGCGGCCTCCACGTGCTCATTGTCGGCGATGTGCTCCACAGTCGCGTGGCCCGCTCCAATCTGTGGGGCCTTACGCGCATGGGCGCCCGCGTCACCCTCTGCGGCCCCGCGACGCTGCTCGGCCCGCCCGCGTACTGGACGGCGACATGGCCAGAGGTGACGATCTCCTATCAACTCGACGCGGTGCTGGACAGCGCCGATGTCGTAATGCTCCTGCGGTTGCAGAAAGAGCGGCAACAGGCCGGTCTGCTGCCATCGTTGCGGGAGTACACCCGCCTCTACGGGTTGACTCCCGAGCGGCTGGCGCGACTGGGCAAACGGGTGTTGATCATGCATCCCGGCCCGATGAACGAGGGCGTCGAGATCTCGCCCGAGGCCGCCACTGCTCCTAATGCGGTGATTGAAGAACAGGCAACCAACGGCGTCGCCGTGCGCATGGCCCTGTTGTACCGCCTGGCAGGTTGA
- the pyrR gene encoding bifunctional pyr operon transcriptional regulator/uracil phosphoribosyltransferase PyrR translates to MSERKQIMTADDIRRALVRIAHEIDERNGGLNDVVLVGIRRRGAPLAERIAAAIADFEGMRVPVGQLDITLYRDDLKLRGPAPLVRKTDIQTDITGKVVVLVDDVLYTGRTVRAALDALTDLGRPDRIQLAVLVDRGHRELPIRADYVGKNVPTARAERVEVHLREAGDEADEVVIVRPPAEG, encoded by the coding sequence CGAACGCAAGCAGATAATGACCGCCGACGACATCCGCCGCGCCCTGGTGCGGATCGCTCACGAGATTGACGAGCGCAACGGCGGTCTCAACGATGTTGTGCTCGTGGGCATTCGGCGCCGCGGGGCGCCCCTGGCCGAGCGCATCGCTGCGGCGATCGCCGATTTTGAGGGCATGCGCGTGCCGGTAGGGCAGCTCGATATTACTCTCTACCGCGATGATCTCAAGCTGCGCGGCCCGGCGCCCCTGGTGCGCAAAACCGATATTCAAACCGATATTACCGGCAAGGTGGTGGTGCTGGTGGACGATGTGCTCTACACCGGACGCACCGTGCGCGCCGCCCTCGACGCGTTGACCGATCTGGGACGGCCGGATCGCATTCAACTGGCAGTGCTGGTGGACCGGGGGCACCGCGAGCTGCCCATTCGCGCCGATTACGTGGGCAAGAACGTGCCCACCGCCCGCGCCGAACGGGTCGAGGTCCATCTGCGGGAGGCCGGCGATGAGGCCGATGAAGTGGTGATCGTGCGCCCTCCAGCAGAGGGGTAG